The following nucleotide sequence is from Toxoplasma gondii ME49 chromosome IV, whole genome shotgun sequence.
ACAGCCAGAGAGCTAGcgccgaagagagagaaagcgaaaaggaCCAAGAgagctggaagaagagacaagtcGCAGGACGGAGACCAGCTGAGAAAGCCGAGCGCGCGGAAGTGACGCGTCAGCGAGGACGCGAAGGCAATTGCGAAGGAAGAGCCCCGTAAACGTacagaggaaagcgaagacacgGCAGAGGAAGCGTGAGAAGCGGATGAGTGAAAAGgcgaagctggagaagaagacgaagctggagaagaagacgaagtcgtgaggcgaaggcgagagccaTATAGAAGAGGgggggaaggcgacgaaggctgtctacagaagctgcagaggtGAGAAAAGCGATGACGAAAGGGACtccgaaaaaagagagacccCAGACAGTTAGCTTCCGACAGACTTCCAGTCTCTTTCacttctcctcgccctctcgtcgcctccgtctttccctctcatcttctcttgcttctttctttcattctctgtctctcttcctctgtttctctcctcgttcttctccctctgcttctcagacttgttctcttctcgctcttcacgGAAGCTtgtgtcgtctctctgtggcaCCTTGGCGCTGCGAAAGTCGCGACACAACCGAGGCCGCGTTTGGAGTCTTGCGGCGGAGATTCACAGTGGAACAAGCAGAGCCGACTCCTCTcgcggagaggcgagaaggcgacgaaaaaaTCTGAAATTTTGCCCGCGTAAAAAGAACTGAGCACCGTTCCTCGCCTCAGCGCTCCGCCGGCGCTTGCTTACTCAGCAGCCCagcgggagagcgagagaacaaggacgAACGCAGCTCAAAGACTGGGACCtttgagaaggagaaacgcaggaagAAAGCCTGACGGAGAGGCGAAATGTTCTGCCTTTCACAGGGACCGCTgatctctctttttccttcctttctttgtgtgcatgcgagCACCTGCACCCCGCCGGTTTCGCCTGTCGCGACAGCAGACACGCGCCATGGAGAGAAAGTCTTTTGTCTCGCTTGCTTccagtttctttctcgcctcttttttctcctcgcgcttctctcctggtCTCGACaagtttttcgtttctcttcctctctgacGGCACTACGCCGCCTGCaggctctgtctccttcgcgggTGATCGTCTTGCCTCGCGCGTCGAGCGCCaacctcctttcttctcctacACGTTTCGTTGTCGTTCTGCACATTCTTCTCCCCGTATCCCTCTTTCCATCTTTCCATCTTTCCATCTTTCCATCTTCGTCCACCGCTCTCTGTTTggtcctttccttctttcttttcttctttcttcccctctttctgtttttcctcttcctgtctgtgtctctttcgcgaCCTCCGTCCATGTATCCTTGCATCTTGTACGCTTATTATTGGAGGCGACAGCACCTGCGAAGTCCTTTCTTcagaggacgcagcgaaccTCCTCTGAAACTTTGTGTCAGCGCTAAGTctgagaagcagcgaacCGTGGGGAAGACAAAGCATTTGCtccgagaggcgcgagaccgaAACGCACcatgcagctgctgctgtcaaatactctctcttcttcccgctcTCAGCTCATTCCCTCTCATCTGTGTACCTCTTCTGagctctcgcctttctttctgagACGTTTTCCggctctccacttctcttgcctcgctcgttcgtttctcgttctctctcttctctcctctttcgcagcggcttcttcgccttctctttctcctccgtctttccttcaacctccttcctctgctctctcttctctctcttctccattttcttctttctcttctctctccactaccttttcgtcttctcccagTTCTTCGCTGAATTCGCATCGATTGTTAAAGCCATCGGGATGGTCAGGGAAGAGGCGGTATCTCAGTCCTTCCTCtcaaaaggaaggaagaagtctCGTAAAACATAGTTTTTTCCTCCGTTCGGAAGGCTTCGGGGAGCTTGCGAGACGCAGCGATGGCCTCGCAATGACAGATGGCGAGTCcgtggggtgtatgtacaccccaggGCACGTCTCGCCGTACACGGTTTCGGATGGGGTACGTGAGTATCGATTTCTGCCTCGTTCCTCCTCCAGTCTCCTCTCACggtttctcgcctttcttttctctcttgagcTCTAGACACCCTCTGCAAATGTCGAGACCCTTCAAGCCTTCGCGGCGGTCTCGTTCccttgcctgtctcctcgtttttcgcgcGCCTCTGTCAAAACCTGTGTCGGAAGCGTTGCAGCGAAACGTTCGACGCTCCTTTTGTTTGTCAgaattcttctcttctcttctccccatGCTTCTGAGATTTCGCTTTGCGGGTTCCGTCGCTCAAATACAAGGTATTCGTCTTCCCTGAATTTTTGCGTGTTTTTCACTGCTGTATGTTCTCCACACCATCTCTGCGTCCACAGCAACCTGGTCCGTCTCACTCTCTTTCACCCTAtctttttgtctttttttctgtctctctaaATCGTCTCTTCACATTGTCGCGAACTTCTACGGCTTCCTGGGGTTCTTCGttgctctgtttccttctccgtgtCGCTCTCCaaatctctcttctcgtttctgcatATCCTTTGCACAGCTCGCTcttgccttctgtctctctgcctggtCTGCAGGGAAtggtctctgcgttctttctcATGTTTTGCGAACTTTGTTCTACGTTATGCAGAGTTCGTTTCCAGGTCGAGAGGTCTCGGAGACGCTCgaccgcttcttcctccgtcgGCGAGTCCTGTTCCTCCAAGGTCCGTTGACTGACGAATTggcgtctttcctcgcttctcagctgctcttcttggcggcgcatgcagaggacgagaagggaggacgcgacgaaggagagagaaaggaagacgaagaagacgacagaggacAAGACCGGAACAGGGCGTGGAGGTCGGACGAGAGAGTCTTCTGTGTGTCCTCCCAGAGAGACCGAcgtttcgcgtctccgcaTGACAGAAAGCGACGTCGACAGatgcccttcttctcctcgctctttccAGACTCCTGCACAGAATCCGAGTGCTTGACTTCAAGGAGACAACAAGAAagtgaacagagacagacgaccgcctcttgtcttcctcctgtTGACCTTCTCATCAACTCCCCGGGGGGATCGGTGACAGCAGGTACAGAACTCGAAAATGTTGCGCTTTTAACACAGCCTCAAACTCCACAAGAAGGCCGTGAAGAACACGGTGTCGttcataaatatatacatacatataaatatgtacatacatatattcatacatatacatctatatagACAAACATAGaattatatacatacatgtattcatatatatatatatatatataaattcatatatatattcatatatatattcatatatatatatatatatatgtagatgcaCATGCCTGTGCCGACACGCTGTGCGGCGACTTGTCTCACGGTGTTTTTTGCCTAAACT
It contains:
- a CDS encoding ATP-dependent Clp endopeptidase, proteolytic subunit ClpP domain-containing protein (encoded by transcript TGME49_318320~Signal peptide predicted by SignalP 2.0 HMM (probability 0.489) with cleavage site probability 0.119 at residue 101) codes for the protein MQLLLSNTLSSSRSQLIPSHLCTSSELSPFFLRRFPALHFSCLARSFLVLSLLSSFAAASSPSLSPPSFLQPPSSALSSLSSPFSSFSSLSTTFSSSPSSSLNSHRLLKPSGWSGKRRYLSPSSQKEGRSLVKHSFFLRSEGFGELARRSDGLAMTDGESVGCMYTPGHVSPYTVSDGSSFPGREVSETLDRFFLRRRVLFLQGPLTDELASFLASQLLFLAAHAEDEKGGRDEGERKEDEEDDRGQDRNRAWRSDERVFCVSSQRDRRFASPHDRKRRRQMPFFSSLFPDSCTESECLTSRRQQESEQRQTTASCLPPVDLLINSPGGSVTAALSLLDLRHSLPFEVHTTSIGQAGGVAALLLAAGTPGHRRAFPSCRFSLRQIEGRVEGQAETIERETAEIESVQRLVYRHLAAFCTRRGPGDRGSERESHSERGEAGEDRERLAKREKEIQEDCENELFLSAEQGVEYGLIDQVIQPLRGRPH